The following proteins are encoded in a genomic region of Zea mays cultivar B73 chromosome 9, Zm-B73-REFERENCE-NAM-5.0, whole genome shotgun sequence:
- the LOC103637945 gene encoding uncharacterized protein produces MGLLEHPLEAVAFRLYSLPVPEASAATGAAAAWTCLAAAVLAAAAGVWRLCLSLSPPPPPSAAVAAAAANASEPDRSHVAEASPEPAAAAAATPKERYTAYYRDVGCCCCGGESDDEEDDAEERGDGDVFLSDDDGPTTDPFGWEWEVVWSLQPPLSPVAETTGGRYRRSPTTGLGGSVVQLWD; encoded by the coding sequence ATGGGCCTCCTGGAACACCCCCTGGAGGCCGTCGCCTTCCGCCTCTACTCCCTCCCAGTCCCGGAGGCCTCCGCGGccacgggcgccgccgccgcctggaCCTGCCTCGCGGCGGCGGTCCTGGCCGCCGCCGCTGGCGTCTGGCGCCTCTGCTTGTCCCTGTCCCCACCCCCGCCCCCgtccgccgccgttgccgccgccgccgcgaatGCTTCGGAGCCGGATCGGTCTCACGTGGCGGAGGCGTCGCCGGAGCCGGCCGCGGCCGCGGCGGCGACGCCCAAGGAGCGGTACACGGCGTACTACCGCGACGTCGGGTGCTGCTGCTGCGGCGGCGAAAgcgatgacgaggaggacgacgcGGAGGAGCGGGGAGACGGCGACGTGTTCCTTTCGGACGACGACGGGCCGACGACGGATCCTTTCGGGTGGGAGTGGGAGGTGGTGTGGTCGCTGCAGCCTCCTCTCAGCCCGGTGGCGGAGACGACGGGGGGGAGGTACCGGAGGAGCCCGACGACGGGGCTCGGCGGCAGCGTGGTGCAGCTGTGGGACTAG